The following proteins come from a genomic window of Acinetobacter baumannii:
- a CDS encoding tyrosine-type recombinase/integrase, with product MAQHIKFTKSVIDSIPLSEEKQIFYRDTVTIGFGLCVGKTKSYFAEKKMPNGKSKRKVIGKHGVYTLEQARTEAKRLLILMDEGVDPVKQKRDLRASAIQNDALQKLVPTLSEAYQYYKLRKKLAETSLIAYDGCIENYFSDWKDLKLDQITSAMIIDRHLKLSKASPSRANLASKFLHALFNHTISRYKDESGNKILNIKNPVVIVKEEKAFNKIKRRKGHVRADQREAWALAVATTYWMGEQNNDFRAYTNQDFLFLLALTGFRRSEAESVEWKNVDLQFGTIKIINTKNHEDLLLPMGDTLWHIMRERKKRAGDNKYVFTDRNGVSHISDRRAARDKVTENSGIEFTFHDLRRTFGTIANSLAIGSYTIKRLINHTTDDDDNDVTDGYIQVSFDDLKKAMNMIEDVIISEPVKALIKSRLYFEKNESRNQAQELINHHIQVLDNFKMAGQILDF from the coding sequence ATGGCTCAACACATTAAATTTACTAAATCGGTAATAGACTCTATTCCTTTGTCTGAAGAGAAACAAATCTTTTACAGAGATACAGTAACTATAGGATTTGGCTTATGTGTGGGCAAAACTAAAAGCTATTTTGCTGAAAAGAAAATGCCTAATGGCAAGTCTAAACGTAAAGTTATTGGAAAACATGGCGTCTATACATTAGAACAAGCCAGAACTGAAGCTAAACGGCTTCTTATCTTGATGGATGAAGGTGTAGATCCAGTTAAGCAAAAGCGTGATTTACGAGCTTCAGCAATTCAAAATGATGCCTTACAAAAGCTAGTCCCTACCCTTAGTGAAGCTTACCAATACTATAAATTGCGTAAAAAGCTGGCGGAAACATCTTTAATTGCCTATGACGGATGCATAGAAAACTACTTTAGTGATTGGAAAGATTTAAAACTTGACCAAATCACCAGTGCAATGATTATTGATCGTCATCTGAAGCTTTCGAAAGCAAGCCCTTCCCGAGCTAATCTTGCATCAAAATTTTTACATGCTCTCTTTAACCATACGATTAGCAGGTATAAGGATGAGTCCGGGAATAAAATTCTAAATATAAAAAACCCGGTTGTTATCGTTAAAGAAGAAAAAGCTTTCAATAAAATTAAACGTAGAAAAGGCCATGTTCGTGCAGATCAGCGCGAAGCATGGGCATTGGCTGTGGCCACTACTTATTGGATGGGTGAACAAAATAACGATTTTAGAGCGTACACAAACCAAGACTTTTTATTCTTACTTGCTCTAACTGGTTTTAGACGTAGTGAAGCAGAATCTGTTGAATGGAAAAATGTAGATCTTCAATTTGGTACCATCAAAATTATTAATACGAAAAACCATGAGGATCTTTTGCTACCTATGGGTGATACCCTTTGGCACATTATGCGTGAACGAAAAAAACGTGCCGGTGATAACAAATATGTCTTTACCGATAGAAATGGTGTTTCCCATATTTCAGACCGCCGAGCAGCACGTGACAAAGTAACTGAGAATTCTGGTATCGAATTTACGTTCCATGATTTACGCCGCACCTTTGGCACTATCGCGAACAGCTTGGCCATAGGAAGCTATACGATTAAAAGGCTAATTAACCATACCACTGACGATGATGATAACGATGTGACTGATGGATATATTCAAGTTTCTTTCGATGATTTAAAGAAAGCTATGAATATGATTGAAGACGTGATTATTTCTGAACCAGTAAAAGCATTAATCAAAAGTCGCTTATATTTCGAGAAAAATGAATCGAGAAATCAGGCTCAAGAATTAATTAACCACCACATTCAAGTGTTAGATAACTTTAAAATGGCAGGCCAAATTCTAGATTTTTAG
- a CDS encoding CC0125/CC1285 family lipoprotein gives MKKIFLAALATIGLQACTTPYQEMGASGGVEATIIDDNVFQVRASVNGYTHKSIANQYALRKAAEVSKSLGCSYFSAINNTSQSYNQNISKVDAGLKTTPNGVYYVSSAGTQYKLIKPSRNNTYVCFNEKPNTVLPGLIYNVKYVLGSPMPTGKFKVPNSWR, from the coding sequence ATGAAAAAGATATTTTTAGCTGCTTTAGCAACAATTGGTTTACAAGCCTGTACTACACCTTATCAAGAAATGGGGGCTTCTGGTGGCGTTGAAGCCACTATTATTGATGATAATGTCTTTCAAGTACGCGCATCTGTAAACGGATATACCCATAAATCGATAGCAAACCAGTACGCATTACGTAAAGCTGCTGAAGTATCTAAATCGCTAGGGTGTAGTTATTTCTCAGCTATTAACAATACAAGCCAGAGTTACAATCAAAATATTTCTAAAGTTGATGCTGGCCTTAAGACTACCCCAAATGGTGTCTATTATGTCTCAAGTGCTGGTACACAATATAAGTTAATTAAACCATCCAGAAACAATACCTATGTTTGCTTTAATGAAAAGCCAAACACTGTTTTGCCTGGTTTAATTTACAACGTTAAGTATGTTCTGGGTTCTCCAATGCCTACAGGTAAATTCAAAGTTCCGAATAGCTGGCGTTAA
- a CDS encoding TonB-dependent receptor, with protein sequence MKPLAALPLIFIAIQQVQAEERIAILKPLVFKANALKEKNYVVDKEKVESSNTIGDALKNITGIQSTSFGPNAGAPVIRSLSGNRVGVIENGEFINGMNAFSGNINIPFDPIFIEKVIVNKNTDNIRYGGNAIGGSVQIESGLIPKKIEEKPNKLDIVFRKGFNDFDVKGFNFNINDQKNWSTNIRYSEYEISSYKIPGNSKAKLCEDQIFSNSGGINSALAASCQKDSRVQHIYNKSSQPYIDKFMTENPDWADGDFSFYTDKPTSIWGGKTYINPKNPEYIPNTPQNTIKKINTDVTPNYFKKLGNSYAQNENIGFGTTYFFDKGFIGLSADKKKSEYGVPGFSLQNQSFADSYETLPVGVKIDQNRFVLNSNFIQPISSAEEISLNFQQLSNKSGEYVGTAKANEYKIDNQLIELIMKQSSFKGLDGILGFSLKNRNIEGSGTQRYLPNVSTISKAIFLQEELNIKQFTLNTGYRFERIEHELQDNDFKLARNASNSRIENRKYNLNQYFIGGEYKVNNFINLKVDYGISERAPEVNELYSSNVHYSVMAQEEGDQNLKPEKSKSLELGMFLNWNNWVMQLVGYQMDFENYMYLSHSGVAVQNRLPLKYWKQTDTDVKGFEIDLIYDFNLAHIGNIKLGGLADFVKNKAVNPTDIRLANDGVYLPNMPTNRYGMFLEWRNDSWKGKISSIYYDEPRYLGKNVIQEVPLSGYNLLEFKIDKKLKIKNASFDIFLNGTNLLNEEARPQNSPLKYIAPLPGRAFQLGITMHI encoded by the coding sequence ATGAAACCTTTGGCAGCTTTACCGTTAATTTTTATAGCAATTCAGCAAGTGCAAGCTGAGGAGAGAATTGCAATTTTAAAGCCTCTTGTTTTTAAGGCAAATGCATTAAAGGAAAAAAATTATGTGGTGGACAAAGAAAAAGTAGAAAGTTCCAATACAATAGGTGATGCTCTTAAAAATATAACAGGTATACAAAGTACTTCATTTGGACCCAATGCAGGTGCACCAGTTATACGTAGTTTGAGTGGAAATCGGGTTGGAGTAATTGAAAATGGAGAATTTATTAATGGAATGAATGCATTTAGTGGAAATATTAATATACCATTCGATCCAATTTTTATAGAAAAAGTGATAGTGAACAAAAATACAGATAATATTCGTTATGGCGGAAATGCAATAGGCGGGAGTGTTCAAATAGAATCGGGTTTAATTCCTAAAAAAATTGAAGAAAAGCCAAACAAATTAGATATTGTCTTTCGGAAAGGATTTAATGATTTTGATGTAAAGGGGTTCAATTTTAACATCAATGATCAAAAAAACTGGTCTACAAATATAAGATATTCAGAATATGAAATTTCTTCTTATAAAATTCCAGGAAATAGTAAAGCCAAATTATGTGAAGACCAGATTTTTTCAAATTCAGGTGGGATCAATAGTGCATTAGCAGCTTCCTGTCAAAAAGATAGTAGAGTCCAACATATTTATAACAAGTCGTCACAACCATACATAGATAAATTTATGACTGAGAATCCTGATTGGGCAGATGGCGATTTTTCTTTTTATACAGATAAGCCCACATCTATATGGGGAGGAAAAACATATATAAATCCAAAAAATCCAGAGTACATACCTAATACTCCGCAAAATACAATAAAAAAGATCAATACGGATGTTACACCAAATTATTTTAAAAAATTAGGTAACAGTTATGCTCAGAATGAGAATATTGGGTTTGGAACAACATACTTTTTTGATAAAGGTTTCATTGGATTGAGTGCAGATAAGAAAAAAAGTGAATATGGTGTACCAGGATTTTCATTACAAAATCAATCTTTTGCTGATTCTTATGAAACATTACCGGTTGGTGTGAAAATAGATCAAAATCGTTTTGTATTAAATTCCAATTTTATCCAACCAATTTCCTCTGCAGAAGAGATAAGTTTGAATTTTCAACAGCTTTCTAATAAATCTGGAGAATATGTTGGTACTGCAAAAGCTAATGAGTATAAAATTGATAATCAATTAATTGAATTAATAATGAAACAGTCATCCTTTAAGGGATTAGATGGGATACTTGGTTTTAGCCTTAAAAATAGGAATATCGAAGGAAGTGGTACTCAGCGCTATTTACCTAATGTAAGTACTATTAGTAAAGCTATATTCTTACAAGAAGAATTAAATATCAAACAATTTACTTTAAATACGGGCTATCGTTTTGAAAGAATTGAACATGAGCTTCAAGATAATGATTTTAAACTAGCAAGAAATGCTAGTAATTCAAGAATAGAAAATAGAAAATATAATTTAAACCAATATTTTATCGGAGGAGAATATAAGGTTAATAATTTTATAAATTTAAAAGTTGATTATGGTATTTCAGAAAGAGCACCTGAAGTGAATGAGCTCTATTCAAGTAATGTTCACTATTCTGTTATGGCACAAGAAGAAGGCGACCAGAATCTCAAACCAGAAAAATCTAAAAGTTTAGAGTTAGGTATGTTTTTGAATTGGAATAATTGGGTCATGCAACTTGTTGGGTATCAAATGGATTTTGAAAATTATATGTATTTATCTCATTCAGGTGTTGCTGTGCAAAATCGATTACCTTTAAAATACTGGAAACAGACAGACACTGACGTCAAAGGGTTTGAAATTGATTTAATTTATGATTTTAATCTAGCTCATATTGGGAATATTAAACTAGGTGGTTTAGCTGATTTTGTTAAAAATAAGGCTGTTAATCCTACAGATATAAGGTTAGCTAATGATGGAGTTTACCTACCAAATATGCCTACTAATCGTTATGGCATGTTTCTTGAGTGGAGAAATGATTCTTGGAAAGGTAAAATTTCAAGTATTTACTACGATGAGCCAAGATATCTAGGTAAGAATGTAATACAGGAAGTTCCTTTATCTGGTTACAACTTACTTGAATTTAAGATAGATAAAAAATTAAAGATTAAAAATGCTTCATTTGATATATTTTTAAATGGTACAAATCTGCTGAACGAAGAGGCTAGACCACAAAACTCTCCTCTAAAATATATTGCCCCTCTACCAGGGCGAGCATTTCAACTGGGGATAACTATGCATATTTAG
- a CDS encoding phosphoethanolamine transferase, with translation MALNVFKFKKICKDVTLLNFNLLLSIWLGLFLNIGFFKKIHQLTPYNGIKSVLFLGATLVILIAAYNLIFQLINWKWTAKIFAILLIFIGGFSSYFVNTLGVIISPDQIQNMVQTDVSEFTDLISLRFVLWTVFFVILPIFLITQVKFKQEKASRLLLKKVFSLVASFAVVGVLLFTYYVDFAAIFREHRDLKGMISPQNSISSLMSYYHKKAPKKNLPLVIYGQDAHQVQQVQKNLPKLMILVVGETARAESFSLNGYAKNTNPELSKQDIFNFSQVSSCGTATAVSVPCMFSGMPRVDYDEQLASHREGLLDIAKRAGYQVTWIDNNSGCKGACDRVEQYQIPENLKKKWCKDGECYDDILIDSLKQYLATIAKDDDRPRLIVLHQVGSHGPAYYKRAPEAYQPFKPTCDTNAIQGCSQTELLNSYDNTIVYTDHVLSQMINTLKEISKYQTGLWYLSDHGESTGEHGLYLHGSPYAIAPSQQTHVPMIMWFSESWKQHNLAQVNCLSQQTKQKLSQDNLFPSLLSLLDVKTQVVNNKLDMLSQCK, from the coding sequence ATGGCACTTAATGTTTTTAAATTCAAAAAAATATGCAAGGATGTTACACTATTAAATTTTAATTTGCTTTTATCTATCTGGCTAGGTTTATTTCTGAATATAGGTTTTTTTAAAAAAATCCATCAACTTACACCTTATAATGGTATTAAGTCAGTTCTTTTCTTAGGGGCGACATTAGTTATTTTAATAGCGGCATATAATTTAATTTTTCAATTAATAAATTGGAAATGGACTGCCAAAATCTTTGCAATTTTATTGATATTTATTGGTGGCTTTAGCTCTTATTTTGTAAACACATTGGGTGTCATTATTTCACCCGACCAAATTCAAAATATGGTGCAGACCGATGTTTCGGAATTTACCGATCTAATCTCTTTACGCTTTGTTTTATGGACAGTTTTTTTTGTTATTTTGCCCATTTTTTTAATTACTCAAGTTAAATTTAAACAAGAAAAAGCATCACGGTTGTTATTGAAGAAAGTATTCTCACTGGTAGCTTCATTTGCAGTGGTCGGTGTTTTACTTTTTACTTACTATGTCGATTTCGCTGCAATATTTCGTGAGCATCGTGATTTAAAAGGGATGATTTCACCGCAAAATAGTATTTCATCGCTTATGTCTTACTATCATAAGAAGGCTCCGAAGAAAAATCTGCCTCTTGTGATATATGGACAAGATGCTCATCAAGTTCAGCAAGTACAAAAGAACCTCCCTAAGTTAATGATACTTGTTGTAGGTGAAACGGCACGTGCCGAAAGTTTCTCTCTAAATGGGTATGCAAAAAATACGAATCCGGAGCTTTCTAAACAAGATATTTTCAACTTTTCGCAAGTGAGCTCATGCGGTACGGCGACAGCTGTTTCTGTGCCATGTATGTTCTCGGGTATGCCACGTGTAGATTATGATGAGCAATTAGCTAGTCACCGCGAAGGTTTATTAGATATTGCAAAACGTGCGGGTTACCAAGTGACTTGGATTGATAATAACTCGGGTTGTAAAGGTGCATGTGATCGCGTTGAACAATACCAGATTCCAGAAAACTTAAAGAAAAAATGGTGTAAAGATGGCGAATGTTATGATGACATTCTCATTGACAGCTTAAAGCAGTATTTGGCTACTATTGCCAAAGATGATGATCGTCCGCGTTTGATTGTTCTGCATCAAGTGGGTAGTCATGGACCTGCATATTACAAGCGTGCACCTGAGGCATATCAACCTTTTAAACCGACTTGTGATACTAATGCGATACAGGGCTGTTCGCAAACTGAATTGCTAAATAGTTATGATAATACAATTGTATATACAGACCATGTATTAAGCCAAATGATTAATACTCTAAAAGAAATATCAAAGTATCAGACAGGTTTATGGTATTTATCTGATCATGGCGAATCAACCGGAGAACATGGTTTATATTTACATGGTTCACCTTATGCAATCGCACCGAGCCAACAAACACATGTACCAATGATTATGTGGTTCTCTGAAAGTTGGAAACAACATAATCTTGCTCAAGTGAATTGTTTAAGCCAACAAACTAAACAAAAGTTAAGTCAGGATAATTTATTCCCAAGTTTGTTAAGTTTGCTGGATGTAAAAACTCAGGTAGTAAATAACAAACTTGATATGTTGAGCCAATGTAAATAA
- a CDS encoding UPF0149 family protein, whose amino-acid sequence MQDDISGWTEWNAHFEGIEEISSPSELHGLLTGIVCVTEAPTREEWTQILTTLNVPELNEEALALLTDEAEDVAHALSEDELDYLPMLPDDEHLLQDRVQALSDWCAGVVLGFGLASGHVRTDERELIEHLQDVAAVEFEDSDNDEEGESSYEELYEFVRLIPVSLSIGRKKVTVAESSLLKNFYAKSKTSTVGTADQNIVEMFTPHRPS is encoded by the coding sequence ATGCAAGACGATATTTCAGGCTGGACAGAATGGAACGCTCATTTTGAAGGAATTGAAGAAATTTCAAGCCCTAGTGAGTTACATGGTTTATTAACAGGTATTGTTTGTGTGACAGAAGCGCCTACGCGTGAAGAATGGACACAAATCTTAACAACTCTTAATGTGCCTGAGTTAAATGAAGAAGCTTTAGCGCTTTTAACAGATGAAGCAGAAGATGTAGCACATGCATTATCGGAAGATGAATTGGACTATTTGCCAATGCTTCCAGATGATGAACATCTTCTTCAAGACCGTGTACAAGCGTTGTCAGATTGGTGTGCTGGCGTTGTGCTCGGTTTTGGTTTGGCCTCGGGACATGTTCGTACAGATGAGCGTGAATTGATCGAACATTTGCAAGATGTTGCAGCAGTAGAATTTGAAGACTCTGATAACGACGAAGAAGGCGAAAGCAGTTACGAAGAATTGTATGAATTTGTACGCCTTATTCCAGTGAGCTTATCTATTGGTAGAAAGAAAGTAACAGTGGCTGAAAGTTCATTGTTGAAAAACTTTTATGCAAAAAGTAAAACTTCTACTGTAGGCACCGCAGATCAAAATATTGTAGAAATGTTTACACCACATCGCCCAAGTTAA
- a CDS encoding cell division protein ZapA: MSEQVMVELRLIEQTFRLATTSDKREELERAAELLNEKFNDMRRSAPRVEHNKLVIMVALQLTQEVLSLNKSLQEYAHCERLLQTILEDVEQIV, from the coding sequence ATGAGTGAACAAGTCATGGTAGAGCTTCGGCTGATTGAACAAACTTTTAGGCTTGCAACGACTTCGGATAAAAGAGAAGAACTTGAACGTGCAGCTGAGCTTCTCAATGAAAAATTCAATGATATGCGTCGTAGTGCCCCTCGTGTTGAGCATAATAAACTTGTCATCATGGTAGCTCTACAGCTTACTCAAGAAGTATTAAGTTTAAATAAATCTTTGCAAGAATATGCGCATTGTGAACGTTTACTCCAGACTATTTTGGAAGATGTTGAACAAATAGTGTAA
- the pepP gene encoding Xaa-Pro aminopeptidase, translating into MKLPQADFQHRRNRLAEKMGPNSIAIIATREEMYRNRDADYKFRADSSFFYLTGFAEPEAVAVIETFEDATDYSYSLFCRERNREMEIWNGYRAGIDGAIEEYEADEAYAIDLLDEEIIEKLLNKERLYYRIGHNAGFDARVSQWIKKANAEHRHEAAPAQLVQLDRIIDEMRLIKSPQEIELMQIASTISAKAHTRAMQTVRPGMMEYALEAELNYIFGQNGCVPSYNSIVGGGANACILHYVENNQALKDGDLVLIDAACEYEFYASDITRTFPVNGKFSPEQKALYEVVLASQYVAIDAVRIGNSYREPHEVAVKILTEGLVDLGLLKGDVSELIETEAYRQFYMHGTGHWLGMDVHDVGSYKKDDDWRQYEEGMVVTVEPGLYIAPDDETVDKKWRGIGIRIEDDVVATSKGPRVLTADVVKDIADIEHLMAQAKA; encoded by the coding sequence ATGAAATTGCCTCAAGCTGATTTTCAACATCGCAGAAACCGTCTAGCAGAAAAAATGGGTCCAAACAGCATTGCGATTATTGCGACGCGTGAGGAAATGTACCGTAATCGTGATGCGGATTATAAATTCCGTGCCGATAGTAGTTTTTTCTATTTGACGGGTTTTGCAGAGCCTGAGGCAGTGGCTGTCATTGAAACCTTCGAAGATGCTACAGACTATAGCTATAGTCTTTTTTGCCGTGAACGTAATCGCGAGATGGAAATCTGGAATGGTTATCGTGCAGGAATTGACGGCGCAATTGAAGAGTACGAAGCAGATGAAGCTTATGCAATTGATCTGCTTGATGAAGAAATTATTGAAAAATTATTAAATAAAGAGCGTCTTTATTATCGAATCGGACACAATGCTGGATTTGATGCCAGAGTAAGCCAATGGATCAAAAAAGCGAATGCCGAGCATCGTCATGAAGCCGCTCCAGCCCAGTTAGTTCAACTTGATCGCATTATTGATGAAATGCGGTTAATTAAATCACCGCAAGAAATTGAGCTGATGCAAATTGCTTCAACAATTAGTGCTAAGGCACATACTCGTGCAATGCAAACTGTTCGCCCCGGCATGATGGAATATGCATTAGAAGCCGAGCTCAATTATATATTTGGGCAAAACGGCTGTGTGCCTTCTTACAACAGTATTGTTGGTGGCGGTGCCAATGCTTGTATTTTGCACTATGTTGAAAATAACCAAGCTCTTAAAGACGGTGATTTGGTTTTAATTGATGCTGCATGTGAATATGAGTTCTATGCATCGGATATTACCCGTACTTTTCCTGTAAACGGGAAATTTAGCCCCGAACAAAAAGCATTGTATGAAGTGGTATTAGCCTCTCAATATGTGGCGATTGATGCAGTACGTATAGGTAACTCATACCGTGAGCCTCATGAGGTGGCAGTCAAAATTTTAACGGAAGGCTTAGTTGATTTAGGTTTGCTCAAAGGTGATGTGAGTGAGCTGATTGAAACAGAAGCCTATCGTCAATTTTATATGCATGGTACAGGCCACTGGTTAGGTATGGATGTACATGATGTCGGTTCTTATAAAAAAGATGACGACTGGCGCCAATATGAAGAGGGCATGGTTGTTACTGTCGAACCAGGTTTATACATTGCACCAGATGACGAAACTGTAGATAAAAAATGGCGTGGTATTGGCATTCGTATTGAAGATGATGTGGTCGCAACGTCAAAAGGCCCACGAGTTTTAACTGCCGATGTAGTTAAAGATATTGCAGACATTGAACATTTAATGGCGCAAGCTAAAGCATAA
- a CDS encoding glycoside hydrolase family 108 protein — protein MNIEQYLDELIKREGGYVNNPADRGGETKYGITEAVARTNGFKGNMKDLPLDVAKAIYKKQYWTDPRFDQVNVISSLVAEELLDTGVNCGTGFAKPLLQRALNLLNNQGKAGWPDLTVDGIYGPATLNALKTYLAKRGKDGEKVLVRVLNIMQGQRYIEICERNPSQEQFFYGWIANRVVI, from the coding sequence ATGAACATTGAACAATATCTGGACGAGTTAATTAAGCGTGAGGGCGGGTACGTAAACAACCCAGCAGATCGAGGCGGTGAAACAAAGTACGGTATTACTGAAGCAGTAGCACGTACTAACGGCTTTAAGGGCAACATGAAAGATTTACCGCTTGATGTGGCCAAAGCCATTTATAAAAAGCAGTATTGGACAGATCCGCGATTTGATCAAGTGAATGTAATTAGCTCGTTAGTTGCTGAAGAGCTTTTAGATACTGGGGTAAATTGCGGTACCGGATTTGCAAAACCACTCTTACAGCGTGCTTTAAATTTGCTGAATAACCAAGGTAAAGCAGGTTGGCCAGATTTAACAGTTGACGGAATTTATGGTCCAGCAACTCTTAATGCACTCAAAACTTATCTGGCCAAGCGTGGAAAAGACGGCGAAAAAGTCCTGGTGCGTGTTCTTAATATCATGCAAGGGCAACGTTACATTGAAATCTGTGAACGCAATCCTAGCCAGGAACAGTTTTTCTATGGTTGGATCGCCAATCGAGTTGTTATATGA
- a CDS encoding FAD-dependent monooxygenase encodes MQQQVIIVGGGMVGLSLSLMLAKANIAVKLLEAVKYPNYDDQNVAPYHSSFDARNTALSRRSVQIYQKLGLWDALQQHATPILQVHITEQGSFGKARLVAEQEKVESFGQVIENAWLGRVLLTQVRQQPLIELIDGVQVTALTQDAEQVYIEAQRGDEILKLESKLLIAADGRDSFCRQAIGVGVDVHDYDQVAIVTTVQTSKPHEHVGFERFSALGPLALLPLPGEYRRSVVWPVKKGTEGEWLGEENDQHFLDALQKTYGDRAGKFEKTGKRFSYPLSQVLAHKQAVGRVILMGNAAHTIHPVAGQGFNLCLRDADVLLRYLVNQLSASDDIGNPDNLLAYEQARLSDQQRVIKFCDTVVRGFSNQNPLLKLIRNTGLIAFDVIPGVKPLVANYAMGLKA; translated from the coding sequence ATGCAACAACAAGTGATTATTGTAGGTGGGGGTATGGTGGGTTTGAGCCTTTCCCTCATGCTGGCGAAGGCTAATATCGCAGTCAAGCTATTAGAAGCTGTGAAATACCCAAACTATGATGATCAGAATGTTGCCCCTTACCATTCTAGTTTCGATGCACGTAATACGGCTTTATCACGTCGTAGTGTACAGATTTATCAGAAGCTAGGGTTATGGGATGCATTACAACAACATGCTACCCCAATTTTGCAGGTTCACATTACTGAGCAAGGCAGTTTTGGTAAAGCACGTTTAGTTGCAGAACAAGAAAAAGTCGAAAGCTTTGGACAAGTCATTGAGAATGCGTGGCTCGGTCGTGTTTTATTAACTCAAGTACGCCAACAACCTTTGATTGAGCTAATTGATGGCGTACAAGTCACTGCCTTAACTCAAGATGCTGAACAAGTATATATCGAAGCTCAGCGCGGTGATGAAATTTTAAAGCTTGAGTCAAAATTATTAATTGCAGCAGATGGGCGTGATTCTTTCTGTCGTCAAGCAATTGGTGTGGGTGTCGATGTCCACGACTATGATCAGGTTGCGATCGTTACGACTGTTCAGACTTCAAAACCGCATGAGCATGTAGGATTTGAGCGTTTTAGTGCATTAGGGCCTTTAGCTTTGTTGCCATTACCGGGTGAATACCGTCGCTCAGTGGTATGGCCTGTTAAAAAAGGCACTGAAGGTGAGTGGTTGGGCGAAGAAAACGACCAACACTTTTTAGATGCTTTGCAAAAAACTTATGGTGACAGAGCGGGTAAATTTGAAAAAACGGGTAAACGCTTTAGTTATCCGCTTTCACAAGTGCTTGCGCATAAACAAGCTGTTGGACGCGTTATTTTAATGGGTAATGCAGCGCATACAATCCATCCTGTTGCTGGGCAAGGTTTTAATTTATGTCTGCGTGATGCAGATGTATTGCTGCGTTATTTAGTGAACCAGTTAAGCGCATCTGATGATATTGGTAACCCAGATAATTTACTTGCCTATGAACAAGCCCGTTTATCTGACCAGCAGCGAGTAATTAAATTCTGCGATACCGTAGTTCGGGGCTTTAGTAACCAAAACCCATTATTAAAATTAATCCGTAATACGGGATTAATTGCATTTGATGTCATTCCGGGTGTGAAGCCACTGGTAGC